From a single Miscanthus floridulus cultivar M001 chromosome 8, ASM1932011v1, whole genome shotgun sequence genomic region:
- the LOC136473693 gene encoding myb-related protein Zm1-like has product MGRGRAPCCAKVGLNRGSWTPQEDMRLIAYIQKHGHTNWRALPKQAGLLRCGKSCRLRWINYLRPDLKRGNFTAEEEETIIRLHGLLGNKWSKIAACLPGRTDNEIKNVWNTHLKKKVAPREKQKAGAADKNDGAASGDAGTLATAASSSASSSTTTHNSSGGSDNSGDQCGTSREPDDAIDVSLLGLEDIDVSDMLVDAPPAAQSCQAPMLSPCSWSSLTTCVGGVEELIEIEPEIWSLIDGESAGAPDASGVDATAPCTGTTAVSSTSEAEEAANDWWLENLEKELGLWGPAEDTQAHPDLLDHIASFSPLGALELERDPVSTYFQTAPAVAEPELLVVDEPSAVLL; this is encoded by the exons ATGGGGCGAGGGAGAGCGCCGTGCTGCGCCAAGGTGGGGCTCAACAGGGGCTCCTGGACGCCGCAGGAGGACATGCGTCTCATCGCCTACATCCAGAAGCACGGCCACACCAACTGGCGCGCGCTGCCCAAGCAAGCAG GTTTGCTGCGGTGTGGGAAGAGCTGCAGGCTGCGGTGGATCAACTACCTGCGGCCGGACCTCAAGCGCGGCAACTTCaccgcggaggaggaggagaccatcATAAGGCTGCACGGCTTGCTCGGGAACAA ATGGTCTAAGATCGCTGCCTGCCTGCCGGGGAGGACGGACAACGAGATCAAGAACGTGTGGAACACGCACCTGAAGAAGAAGGTGGCGCCGCGGGAGAAGCAGAAGGCTGGCGCGGCGGACAAGAACGACGGCGCGGCGAGCGGCGACGCCGGCACGCTCGCAACTGCCGCCTCGTCCTCGGCGTCCTCCTCGACGACGACCCACAACAGTTCCGGGGGCAGCGACAACTCCGGCGACCAGTGCGGCACGAGCAGGGAGCCCGACGACGCGATCGACGTATCCCTCCTCGGACTAGAAGACATTGATGTCTCGGACATGCTGGTGGACGCGCCCCCGGCGGCGCAGTCATGCCAGGCGCCAATGCTGTCGCCGTGCTCGTGGTCCTCCCTGACGACGTGCGTCGGCGGCGTGGAGGAGCTGATCGAGATCGAGCCGGAGATCTGGAGCCTCATCGACGGCGAGAGCGCTGGCGCGCCGGACGCCTCGGGCGTGGATGCAACAGCGCCATGTACGGGCACGACCGCCGTCAGCAGCACCAGCGAAGCAGAGGAAGCGGCGAACGATTGGTGGTTGGAGAATTTGGAGAAGGAGCTGGGCCTGTGGGGCCCAGCGGAGGATACTCAGGCCCACCCTGACCTACTGGACCACATAGCAAGCTTCAGCCCACTCGGCGCCTTGGAGTTGGAGAGGGACCCAGTCTCCACCTACTTCCAGACCGCGCCCGCCGTTGCGGAACCTGAACTCCTGGTGGTGGACGAACCATCTGCCGTTCTGCTATGA